The proteins below come from a single Tenuifilum thalassicum genomic window:
- a CDS encoding IMPACT family protein, giving the protein MAEVADTYKTIEEPSEGIYKEKGSKFIAKAYPVRTEEEVKAILTKLREEYYDARHHCYAYILGAKKESWRANDDGEPSGTAGKPIHGQLLSFDVTNVLVVVIRYFGGTKLGVSGLINAYKTATQDALSNAKIITKTVDTIYKLTFGYVTMNDVMKLIKELNLEFIDQHFDNTCFIRLRVRKSLESEFTSRCSKIDGLVADFEYDD; this is encoded by the coding sequence ATGGCTGAGGTAGCAGACACATATAAAACAATTGAAGAACCCTCGGAAGGAATTTACAAGGAAAAAGGCAGTAAGTTTATAGCCAAAGCGTATCCCGTTCGAACCGAAGAAGAGGTAAAAGCCATATTGACAAAACTACGTGAAGAGTATTACGATGCCCGCCATCATTGTTATGCATATATTTTAGGAGCAAAAAAGGAAAGTTGGAGAGCCAACGACGATGGCGAACCATCGGGAACAGCGGGAAAACCCATACATGGGCAGCTACTTAGCTTTGATGTAACCAATGTGCTTGTGGTAGTTATTAGGTACTTTGGTGGTACTAAGTTAGGTGTTTCAGGCCTTATCAATGCATACAAAACTGCAACCCAAGATGCCCTCTCCAATGCCAAAATCATCACCAAAACGGTGGACACCATATACAAGCTAACATTTGGATATGTAACTATGAATGATGTCATGAAGCTGATAAAAGAGCTAAATCTGGAGTTTATCGATCAGCACTTCGACAATACCTGTTTCATCAGGTTAAGGGTTCGCAAATCGCTGGAGAGTGAGTTCACCAGCAGGTGTTCAAAGATTGATGGACTTGTTGCCGATTTTGAATACGATGATTGA
- the pyrB gene encoding aspartate carbamoyltransferase, giving the protein MKNKSLVSINDLSKEEIYSILDLAEEFEKSPNPKLMEGKVVATLFYEPSTRTRLSFESAVNRLGGRVIGFSEASTSSVSKGESLKDTILTVANYSDLIVMRHPIEGSARYASEVSPVPIINAGDGANQHPTQTLLDLYSIRKTQGKLDNLKIVMVGDLKYGRTVHSLLMAMSRFGASFTFISPDELKMPKEYKMYLDELGLKYEEHSELAPNIKDADIVYMTRVQRERFSDPMEYEKVKNAYILRNHMLEGTKENMKVLHPLPRVNEINTDVDTSPKAYYFTQALNGVYTRMAIMALILGLK; this is encoded by the coding sequence ATGAAAAACAAAAGTTTGGTATCGATCAACGACCTGAGCAAGGAGGAAATTTATTCAATTCTTGACCTTGCCGAAGAGTTTGAAAAGTCCCCCAACCCAAAACTAATGGAAGGGAAGGTAGTTGCAACGCTTTTCTACGAGCCATCAACAAGGACACGCCTAAGTTTTGAAAGTGCAGTAAACCGATTGGGTGGTCGTGTAATCGGATTTTCTGAAGCATCAACCAGTAGCGTATCAAAAGGCGAGAGCCTAAAGGATACCATTCTGACGGTTGCCAACTACTCCGACCTGATTGTAATGCGCCATCCCATTGAAGGGAGTGCCCGTTACGCAAGCGAGGTTTCGCCAGTTCCCATCATCAACGCAGGCGACGGTGCAAACCAACACCCAACCCAAACGCTTCTCGACCTATACTCCATTCGTAAGACCCAGGGAAAACTCGACAACCTAAAAATTGTTATGGTAGGTGACTTAAAATATGGCCGTACTGTCCACTCCTTACTTATGGCCATGAGTCGTTTTGGAGCATCATTCACTTTCATTTCGCCTGATGAGCTAAAAATGCCGAAAGAGTATAAGATGTATCTCGATGAGCTGGGGTTGAAGTACGAAGAGCATTCAGAACTTGCCCCGAACATAAAAGATGCCGACATAGTTTACATGACCCGCGTACAGCGCGAACGTTTTTCAGACCCAATGGAATACGAAAAGGTGAAGAATGCATATATATTACGAAATCACATGCTTGAGGGTACAAAAGAAAACATGAAAGTTCTCCACCCACTCCCTCGTGTAAACGAGATTAACACCGACGTTGACACTTCACCCAAAGCGTACTATTTTACCCAAGCTCTAAATGGGGTTTATACCAGAATGGCCATAATGGCACTAATTTTAGGTTTAAAGTAA
- the pyrI gene encoding aspartate carbamoyltransferase regulatory subunit, translating into MKDKKHLSVSAIENGTVIDHIPAQNLFKVITILGLDKIPNQITFGTNLESKLLGKKAIVKIADKYFERDEINRIAIVAPHAKLNIIKNYEVAEKMLVEVPDQISGIVKCVNPKCITNAEDVTPKFKVVDKENVSLKCHYCEKITDQEHMQYL; encoded by the coding sequence ATGAAAGACAAAAAGCACCTAAGCGTAAGCGCTATTGAAAATGGCACCGTGATTGACCACATACCAGCACAAAATCTATTTAAGGTTATCACCATTTTAGGTTTAGATAAAATTCCCAACCAGATAACTTTTGGAACAAACCTAGAGAGCAAACTGCTTGGCAAAAAAGCGATAGTTAAGATTGCCGACAAATATTTTGAACGAGATGAGATTAACCGAATAGCAATAGTTGCCCCTCACGCTAAGCTAAACATAATCAAGAATTACGAGGTGGCCGAAAAGATGCTAGTTGAGGTACCAGACCAGATATCGGGTATTGTTAAGTGCGTTAACCCTAAGTGCATAACCAATGCTGAAGATGTTACTCCTAAGTTCAAGGTTGTAGACAAAGAGAATGTTTCGCTAAAATGCCACTACTGCGAAAAGATTACCGATCAGGAACACATGCAATATTTATAA
- a CDS encoding Hsp20/alpha crystallin family protein yields the protein MLRRRSTLPSLVDEFFGDDIIRRFFDDTESVTVPSVNIKEGKDDYTIEVAAPGFDKKDFKVEMNNNVLEISSEKEVKDESKDEKVMRREFRYSSFKRSFVLPDTADTDKIKASYKDGILNIVIPKKEEAKEKPVRQIAIS from the coding sequence ATGTTACGTCGTAGAAGCACATTGCCTAGCCTGGTTGATGAGTTCTTTGGTGATGACATTATTCGTCGTTTCTTTGATGACACAGAGAGTGTAACCGTTCCTTCGGTTAATATTAAAGAAGGTAAGGACGATTACACAATTGAGGTGGCTGCTCCCGGGTTCGATAAAAAAGATTTTAAGGTTGAAATGAACAATAACGTGCTAGAGATTTCTAGCGAGAAAGAGGTTAAGGATGAGAGCAAGGATGAAAAGGTAATGCGCCGTGAATTCCGTTACTCTTCGTTCAAGAGGTCATTTGTCTTACCCGATACAGCAGACACCGATAAAATTAAAGCTTCATACAAAGATGGTATTCTAAACATTGTCATCCCAAAGAAAGAAGAGGCTAAGGAAAAACCCGTTCGTCAAATCGCTATTTCTTAA
- a CDS encoding PAS domain-containing hybrid sensor histidine kinase/response regulator, whose protein sequence is MKSDIKKDSIDLTPLINQNESSIYVIQDFNIVFANPSFAKLTGYSLDKIIGTRFLDIVFQKDKKLVRILFSNNFAEIRKHSSNSFILRILTIHDELKWIKTIFSIIDWKGAPALLCTSYDITYQKEVEESMINQEQNLSMLVNAFGDLVFIVNHNYNIVHINNSVLTTLGYKEHEILLESFVRIHSENERGKAITILMEVFDGDRKSYNTELTTRTGKPIPFEVRMIKGTWRQRDVIFVIARDISERVKAENSIRQSEEKFYKAFNSGAIMMTISTLDEGIYLDVNKAFLEKVGISHDDIIGKSSEQLDIFKQIDKRNDLADRVKRYGKVENIEIELTSKSGESITALLSAEKITINGQECLLSAMSDITYRKHIEEELAKSRVQLKGTLDNLPFIAWLKDTKKGYLLANKKFTSFFDIQGTQVFGKSHSDFWGKQLLDSIIANEKAVIAEKTAKRWEIHEGERGIKEWWEFHITPVMGTANKVIATTGIARRITEQKFNQIKQQRNLERQIVLTKTSFLFNTTQTFDNKTNVALSIIVKEIGIRKGFLIANSDNGNIIYLNSKNTDIKLKSILEEFYNTNRNEITSHFEDNTKSILDVSGASMPYYKELRKITQSQHLLIFPLNVKGKFHGIFGVDYPYGEKVTAADDREFLLTMTNILSAALESHLNEEELRKAKELAEQASRAKERFLSTMSHEIRTPMNAIIGMANLLIDENPKPEQLDSLNSLKYAAENLLSLLNDILDYSKIEAGKFDLVKTETNIQELFKGLLSTFNGMASKKGIALKHILDSKIPQVLLGDKVRLNQVLTNLIGNAIKFTEKGEVKFIAKLAKIENNIASVYFEVSDTGIGISKKKRNEIFEEFTQVHDDKNKFSGTGLGLAISQRLVKLMGGKIEIESEQGKGSSFFFTINFEIGKKPQTSNEEETLDITFEPNRYKVLLVEDNELNTLIAKRFLSNWGINFEHANNGVEALELLKREQFDLILMDLEMPEMDGYEATKAIRELPDKGKANIPIIALSASALSDVQKKIFGIGMNDFVLKPFKPNQLKSKLAQYLIK, encoded by the coding sequence ATGAAAAGCGATATTAAAAAAGATAGCATTGACCTCACACCGCTAATTAACCAAAACGAGAGTAGCATTTATGTAATTCAAGATTTCAACATTGTTTTTGCCAATCCTAGTTTTGCTAAGCTAACCGGTTACTCATTAGACAAAATAATAGGTACAAGGTTTCTTGATATAGTATTTCAAAAAGATAAGAAATTAGTAAGAATACTGTTTTCAAACAACTTTGCAGAAATTAGAAAGCATAGTTCAAACAGCTTTATACTACGCATCTTAACTATTCACGATGAATTAAAATGGATTAAAACCATTTTTTCTATCATCGATTGGAAAGGAGCCCCTGCGCTACTTTGCACAAGTTACGACATAACCTACCAGAAAGAGGTTGAGGAAAGCATGATTAATCAGGAGCAGAACCTGAGCATGCTAGTCAATGCCTTTGGCGACCTTGTATTCATCGTAAATCACAACTACAACATTGTTCACATAAACAACTCTGTTCTTACAACTTTAGGATATAAGGAGCATGAAATACTGCTGGAATCGTTTGTAAGAATTCACTCCGAGAATGAACGAGGAAAGGCCATAACTATCCTCATGGAGGTTTTTGACGGAGACAGAAAATCTTACAACACAGAATTAACAACAAGAACGGGAAAACCTATTCCTTTTGAGGTAAGAATGATAAAAGGAACATGGCGACAACGCGACGTAATCTTTGTTATCGCTCGTGATATCTCCGAAAGGGTAAAGGCCGAAAACAGTATTAGGCAATCGGAGGAAAAGTTTTACAAAGCCTTTAACTCTGGTGCTATAATGATGACCATTTCAACACTTGATGAAGGAATATACCTCGATGTAAACAAGGCCTTCCTTGAAAAAGTTGGAATTAGTCACGATGATATTATTGGAAAGAGTTCCGAACAACTGGACATTTTTAAGCAAATTGATAAAAGGAACGATCTGGCTGATAGAGTAAAACGATACGGAAAGGTTGAGAACATTGAGATTGAACTCACCAGCAAATCTGGCGAATCAATAACAGCACTGCTTTCAGCAGAAAAAATTACGATTAACGGACAAGAGTGCCTACTTTCTGCAATGAGTGACATCACATATAGGAAGCACATTGAGGAAGAACTAGCCAAAAGTAGGGTACAACTTAAAGGCACATTAGATAATCTGCCTTTTATTGCATGGCTTAAGGACACCAAAAAGGGATATCTTCTCGCTAACAAAAAATTCACATCGTTTTTTGATATTCAAGGAACGCAAGTATTTGGCAAGTCACATTCCGATTTTTGGGGCAAACAGCTTCTTGACTCAATCATAGCTAATGAAAAAGCAGTAATTGCTGAAAAAACTGCAAAAAGATGGGAGATTCACGAAGGAGAAAGAGGCATAAAAGAGTGGTGGGAATTTCATATAACACCCGTTATGGGTACTGCAAATAAGGTAATTGCTACAACAGGTATTGCCCGCAGAATAACAGAACAAAAGTTCAACCAGATAAAACAGCAAAGAAACCTTGAGCGGCAAATCGTGCTAACCAAAACCTCATTTCTATTTAATACCACACAAACATTCGACAACAAAACAAACGTTGCGCTCTCAATTATTGTCAAAGAGATTGGGATAAGAAAAGGATTTTTAATTGCAAATAGCGATAACGGAAATATAATCTACTTAAATTCAAAAAATACCGACATCAAACTAAAATCTATTCTTGAAGAATTTTACAACACGAATCGAAACGAAATAACCTCACACTTTGAAGATAATACCAAAAGCATTCTGGATGTTTCAGGTGCAAGCATGCCATACTACAAGGAACTCAGAAAAATAACGCAAAGCCAACACCTACTTATATTCCCTTTAAATGTAAAAGGTAAATTCCATGGAATTTTTGGAGTTGATTACCCTTATGGCGAAAAGGTTACTGCTGCCGACGACCGAGAATTCCTGTTAACAATGACCAATATCCTTTCGGCTGCACTTGAATCGCACCTTAACGAAGAAGAGCTTCGTAAAGCAAAAGAGCTTGCGGAGCAAGCCAGCAGGGCAAAAGAGCGTTTCCTTTCAACTATGAGCCACGAAATCAGGACCCCAATGAACGCCATCATTGGTATGGCTAACCTACTAATTGACGAAAATCCAAAGCCCGAACAGCTTGATAGCCTCAACTCATTAAAATACGCCGCAGAAAATCTACTTTCTCTCCTGAACGATATACTCGATTACAGCAAAATTGAAGCAGGCAAATTCGACTTAGTAAAAACTGAAACGAATATTCAAGAACTGTTTAAAGGATTACTGAGCACTTTTAATGGAATGGCGAGCAAAAAGGGAATAGCGCTTAAACATATTCTCGACTCAAAAATCCCTCAAGTTCTGCTAGGCGATAAAGTCCGACTTAACCAAGTTTTAACCAACCTAATAGGGAATGCCATTAAGTTTACCGAAAAAGGTGAGGTTAAATTTATTGCAAAACTTGCTAAAATAGAAAACAACATTGCATCGGTATACTTTGAAGTAAGCGATACGGGTATTGGGATATCAAAAAAGAAACGGAATGAGATATTCGAAGAATTTACTCAGGTACACGATGACAAAAATAAGTTCTCAGGAACTGGTTTAGGGCTTGCCATTTCACAAAGGCTTGTAAAGCTGATGGGTGGTAAAATTGAGATTGAAAGTGAGCAGGGTAAAGGATCTAGTTTCTTCTTCACCATCAATTTTGAAATTGGCAAGAAGCCCCAAACAAGTAACGAAGAGGAAACTCTTGATATTACTTTCGAACCAAACAGATATAAGGTTCTACTTGTTGAGGACAACGAGTTAAACACGCTAATAGCAAAACGCTTTCTTTCAAACTGGGGCATAAACTTTGAACATGCTAATAATGGAGTTGAAGCTTTAGAGTTATTAAAAAGGGAGCAGTTCGATCTAATTCTCATGGACCTTGAAATGCCTGAGATGGATGGTTACGAGGCCACAAAAGCAATTAGGGAACTTCCTGATAAAGGGAAAGCCAATATCCCCATAATAGCGCTTAGCGCATCTGCGCTATCGGATGTTCAAAAAAAAATATTTGGCATTGGCATGAACGATTTCGTTCTAAAGCCATTTAAACCTAATCAGCTAAAAAGTAAATTAGCACAATACCTAATAAAATAG
- a CDS encoding TlpA family protein disulfide reductase: protein MNIKIFATIASALILNIGLAQTTIIINVKQSIGTKAKLYSYHGKENVAVDSCRPSANGKYQFVLDKNAPKGIYKIVIGKGRSFDFIVSNDSAIVFETYSFAVEDSLKVISSNNNKVFIGFQKLKQRTEQQLWHIESLKKYYEPSSMFYQMLNNEQKNIELNRYLKGKELASKANDNLVTSAILLDITPMVTTSTEECATQKEQADAWWKGIDLTNPNIVNLPTFIPRVWDYLELLLCEGAYTMEEQDSLIAAYLNKLLELPAHDLVKEKVINSLCNGFADTDYFKVIETLMHYKKANTCQAFSNIEFRTRQMLESELLSGKKAYDFKVKLTGERKRFKLSKTNSKYTLVVFWSVWCPHCIESVPEIYQIYKNFANKGFDVVAICIDEEKDAYLDFITKNNLNWKNALVPYDESNKIILGYNVDETPKMFLIDNQVNIVSRPSTPIQVKVFLEKHLK, encoded by the coding sequence ATGAATATCAAAATCTTTGCAACAATCGCATCTGCACTAATACTTAACATTGGGTTGGCTCAAACAACTATTATTATAAACGTTAAACAATCAATTGGAACAAAAGCTAAACTCTACAGCTACCATGGGAAAGAAAATGTTGCTGTTGATTCTTGCAGACCATCGGCAAATGGTAAATATCAATTCGTGCTTGATAAAAATGCACCAAAAGGAATCTATAAAATAGTTATTGGAAAGGGTAGATCATTCGATTTTATTGTTTCAAATGATTCCGCAATTGTCTTCGAAACCTACTCCTTTGCTGTTGAAGACAGCCTTAAGGTGATATCCTCAAACAACAACAAAGTTTTCATTGGCTTTCAAAAGTTAAAGCAAAGAACCGAGCAGCAGCTTTGGCATATCGAATCGCTAAAAAAATATTACGAACCAAGCTCGATGTTTTACCAGATGCTAAACAATGAGCAAAAAAATATTGAGCTTAACCGTTATCTAAAAGGAAAAGAATTAGCAAGTAAGGCTAATGATAATTTGGTTACAAGCGCCATTCTATTGGACATAACACCAATGGTTACAACTAGCACCGAAGAATGTGCTACCCAAAAAGAGCAAGCCGATGCCTGGTGGAAAGGTATAGACCTAACTAATCCAAATATTGTAAACTTACCCACGTTTATACCTCGCGTTTGGGATTATCTTGAACTTTTGCTGTGCGAAGGGGCATATACCATGGAAGAACAAGACTCCCTTATTGCAGCATACCTTAACAAGCTGCTAGAACTACCAGCACACGATCTTGTAAAAGAAAAGGTGATTAACTCACTATGCAATGGTTTTGCCGATACCGACTATTTTAAGGTGATTGAAACGCTAATGCACTACAAGAAAGCAAATACTTGCCAGGCATTTAGCAATATTGAGTTCAGAACACGCCAAATGCTAGAAAGCGAACTCCTTTCTGGCAAAAAGGCATACGATTTCAAGGTAAAACTCACTGGCGAAAGGAAACGTTTTAAACTATCAAAAACCAATTCAAAATATACTCTTGTTGTATTTTGGTCGGTATGGTGCCCCCATTGTATCGAAAGTGTTCCTGAAATCTACCAGATTTACAAAAATTTCGCAAACAAAGGTTTCGATGTGGTTGCCATCTGTATAGATGAAGAAAAAGACGCCTATTTAGATTTTATCACAAAGAATAACTTGAATTGGAAAAATGCATTGGTTCCTTACGACGAAAGCAATAAGATAATTCTAGGCTACAACGTTGACGAAACACCCAAAATGTTCCTTATTGACAATCAGGTAAACATAGTATCACGACCATCAACCCCAATTCAAGTAAAGGTATTTTTAGAGAAACACCTCAAGTAG
- the speA gene encoding biosynthetic arginine decarboxylase — translation MRKWRIEDSAELYNITGWGVKYFSINEKGNVVVTPKDNGVEVDLRELVDELQVRDVAAPMLIRFTDILDNRIEDMTRSFKQAAEEYDYKAKNFIIYPIKVNQMRPVVEEIINHGKKFNIGLEAGSKPELHAVIASNPSNESLIICNGYKDEDYIELALLAQKMGKKIFVVVEKLNELKLIHKVSQRLKIKPNLGIRIKLASTGSGKWEESGGDVSKFGLTSSELLTALDFLDKNDLKESLKLVHFHIGSQVTKIRRIKIALREASQFYVQLRLMGYNVEFVDIGGGLGVDYDGTRSANSGSSINYSLQEYVNDSVSTLVDASDKNNIPHPNIITESGRSLTAHHSVLIFEVLETASLPSWDEEDELPEDAHELVVELYELWNNLNQPRMLETWHDAQQIREEALDLFSLGMLDLKTRAQVEKLFWSIARETYDMSARLKHVPDELKTLPKLLADKYFCNFSLFQSLPDAWAIDQVFPIMPIQRLNEKPDRVATLQDVTCDSDGKIDNFISTKNISYFLPVHSKKSKDSYYIGVFLVGAYQEILGDLHNLFGDTNAVHVSVNDKGYSIDQVIDGETVAEVLEYVQYNPKKMVRTLETWVTSSVKAGLISPKEGKEFLSNYRSGLYGYTYLE, via the coding sequence ATGAGAAAATGGCGCATTGAAGATTCAGCTGAACTGTATAATATTACAGGCTGGGGTGTAAAGTACTTCTCCATTAACGAAAAGGGGAATGTTGTGGTTACACCTAAAGATAATGGAGTTGAAGTTGATTTGCGTGAGCTAGTTGATGAACTTCAGGTGCGTGATGTTGCTGCACCAATGCTAATCCGATTTACAGATATCCTGGATAATCGGATTGAGGATATGACTCGTTCATTTAAACAAGCTGCCGAGGAGTATGACTACAAGGCTAAAAATTTTATCATTTACCCTATTAAGGTGAATCAGATGCGCCCGGTGGTTGAGGAGATTATCAACCATGGCAAAAAATTCAATATTGGGTTAGAAGCTGGCTCTAAACCAGAACTGCATGCTGTTATTGCAAGTAATCCATCCAACGAATCACTTATTATTTGTAATGGGTATAAGGATGAGGATTATATTGAACTTGCCTTGCTTGCTCAAAAAATGGGAAAGAAAATATTTGTTGTTGTTGAGAAGCTAAACGAGCTAAAACTTATACATAAGGTATCGCAACGTTTAAAGATTAAACCTAACCTTGGAATTAGGATAAAACTTGCTAGTACAGGTAGTGGGAAATGGGAGGAATCAGGAGGCGATGTAAGTAAGTTTGGGTTAACCTCAAGCGAATTGCTTACAGCATTAGATTTCTTGGATAAGAATGATTTAAAGGAAAGCCTAAAACTGGTTCATTTCCATATTGGTAGCCAGGTAACTAAGATACGTCGTATAAAAATCGCACTTCGCGAAGCATCGCAGTTTTATGTTCAGCTACGGTTAATGGGTTACAATGTTGAATTCGTTGATATTGGTGGAGGTCTTGGGGTCGATTACGATGGTACCCGTTCGGCTAACAGCGGAAGCAGTATCAACTATAGCTTGCAGGAATATGTGAATGATTCAGTATCTACCCTAGTTGATGCAAGCGATAAGAATAATATCCCTCATCCAAACATTATTACAGAGTCGGGACGATCGCTAACTGCCCATCATTCTGTGTTAATCTTTGAAGTGCTTGAAACAGCATCACTTCCATCATGGGACGAAGAGGATGAACTACCTGAAGATGCTCATGAACTTGTGGTGGAGTTGTATGAGCTGTGGAATAACCTGAATCAACCACGAATGCTGGAAACATGGCACGATGCTCAGCAGATTCGTGAAGAGGCCCTTGACCTTTTTAGTTTGGGTATGCTTGATTTGAAAACAAGGGCGCAGGTTGAAAAGCTCTTTTGGTCAATTGCTCGTGAAACATATGATATGTCTGCTAGATTAAAGCACGTGCCAGATGAACTTAAAACCCTTCCTAAGCTTTTGGCCGATAAGTATTTCTGTAACTTTTCCCTATTCCAGTCACTACCCGATGCCTGGGCTATTGATCAAGTATTCCCTATAATGCCAATTCAACGACTTAATGAAAAACCCGATAGGGTGGCAACCCTCCAGGATGTAACCTGCGACTCAGATGGAAAAATTGATAATTTCATCTCAACTAAAAATATATCATACTTCCTTCCCGTTCATTCCAAAAAGTCAAAAGACTCTTACTATATAGGTGTTTTCCTAGTTGGTGCCTATCAGGAGATTCTTGGTGACCTTCATAACCTTTTTGGCGACACTAATGCAGTGCATGTTTCGGTTAATGATAAGGGTTATAGTATAGATCAAGTGATTGATGGTGAAACGGTTGCCGAGGTTCTTGAATACGTTCAGTATAATCCTAAGAAGATGGTAAGAACCCTTGAAACCTGGGTAACTAGTTCTGTTAAGGCTGGTTTGATTTCACCTAAGGAGGGTAAGGAGTTTCTTTCGAATTACCGTTCTGGTCTTTACGGCTATACCTATTTGGAATAG
- a CDS encoding OmpA family protein, which yields MKSNKILILIVLLLIVVNGFAQSQKKYSISNKRAISHYEQALRFFNRYDNITAKKLLQESIDIEPKFLEAYMVLSQVYMEMGEIDKAIETIKKSHEIDKNFHPRSFYILGILYFSQGEYKNALESFETFLTFNDKRKSINKSARKKIEECKFALNQIANPVPFEPKEVGDGVNTDLDEYWPSLSVDEKTLVYTVRLPKSPDKGIRGTKWQEDLFISYRNEDGEWSKGIPVSSPLNTDFNEGAQAVSSDGKTIYFTICRGVCNIYQSVLQPDGQWSRPQKLSVHVNTNRYSEKQPSISPDGKTLYFVSNRPGGQGDFDIWKCDKNPDGQWDNAVNLGSVINTSGSEQSPFIHFDNQTLYFSSSGHIGMGSQDIFVSRRDSAGGWSKPVNLGYPINTYRSEEGLIVNAKGTEAYYSSDIRPERGRDIYTFELYPEIRPTPTSYVKGTISDSKTLDPIEANVKLVDLKQNKVLMDVVKAKGGKFLVCLPVNNKYGLFVSSPGYLFHSEHFDLTKYYSFDKPFRLDVELQPIEKGEVLTLRNIFFAFDSYEILPESTAELKYLLDVLKQNPNIRVEVSGHTDNLGSDDYNLKLSTQRAKAVVDYLIQHGIESERLEWVGFGESKPVAPNTTEEGRALNRRTEVRIL from the coding sequence ATGAAGAGTAATAAAATATTGATATTAATAGTTTTACTGCTTATAGTAGTAAATGGATTTGCTCAAAGTCAAAAAAAATATTCAATATCAAATAAAAGAGCAATTTCTCATTACGAGCAAGCCCTTCGGTTTTTTAATAGGTACGATAATATTACAGCCAAAAAACTGTTGCAAGAGAGCATCGATATTGAACCCAAGTTCCTTGAAGCCTATATGGTATTGTCGCAGGTGTACATGGAAATGGGCGAAATTGATAAGGCGATTGAAACAATAAAAAAATCGCACGAAATAGATAAAAACTTTCATCCACGCTCGTTTTACATCCTAGGTATTCTTTACTTCTCGCAAGGCGAGTATAAAAATGCCCTTGAAAGTTTTGAAACTTTCCTGACATTCAACGATAAACGTAAAAGCATTAACAAATCGGCTCGTAAGAAGATTGAAGAGTGTAAGTTTGCGCTTAATCAGATAGCCAACCCTGTGCCATTTGAGCCAAAGGAGGTTGGCGATGGCGTAAATACCGATTTGGATGAGTACTGGCCAAGCCTATCGGTAGACGAAAAGACTTTGGTTTATACTGTTCGATTGCCAAAGAGTCCCGATAAGGGTATTCGTGGTACAAAGTGGCAAGAAGATCTATTTATTTCCTATCGGAACGAGGATGGAGAATGGTCAAAAGGTATTCCCGTTTCATCTCCGCTGAATACCGATTTTAACGAAGGTGCCCAAGCCGTTTCGTCCGATGGTAAAACCATCTATTTTACTATTTGTAGAGGCGTGTGCAACATATACCAATCGGTACTTCAGCCCGACGGGCAGTGGAGTAGACCTCAGAAACTATCAGTTCATGTAAATACCAACCGTTATTCGGAAAAGCAACCGTCCATCTCACCCGATGGAAAAACCTTGTACTTTGTAAGCAACCGACCAGGAGGGCAGGGTGACTTTGATATTTGGAAATGCGATAAAAATCCAGACGGGCAATGGGATAATGCTGTCAACCTAGGCAGTGTTATAAACACTTCGGGAAGCGAGCAATCACCTTTTATCCATTTTGATAACCAAACGCTGTACTTCTCTTCCTCTGGCCACATTGGAATGGGAAGCCAGGATATTTTTGTTAGCCGCCGCGATAGTGCGGGTGGCTGGAGTAAGCCTGTTAATCTGGGCTATCCTATAAATACTTATCGAAGCGAGGAGGGCCTAATTGTGAATGCAAAAGGAACTGAAGCATACTACTCATCCGACATTAGGCCTGAACGTGGACGTGATATCTACACGTTTGAACTTTATCCCGAAATCCGTCCAACTCCGACCTCGTATGTAAAGGGTACAATATCCGACAGTAAAACACTTGACCCAATAGAAGCAAATGTAAAGCTAGTTGACCTTAAGCAGAATAAAGTACTAATGGATGTTGTGAAGGCAAAAGGAGGGAAATTCCTGGTTTGCCTCCCGGTGAACAATAAGTATGGGCTATTTGTTTCTTCTCCTGGTTATCTATTCCATTCCGAGCATTTCGATTTAACAAAATACTACTCATTCGATAAGCCTTTTAGGCTTGATGTAGAATTACAACCCATTGAAAAGGGAGAAGTCTTAACATTAAGAAACATTTTCTTTGCTTTCGATTCCTATGAAATACTTCCAGAGTCAACCGCTGAACTCAAATACTTGCTTGATGTGCTAAAACAAAATCCAAACATAAGGGTTGAGGTTAGTGGCCATACCGATAATTTAGGTTCTGATGATTATAACCTAAAACTTTCAACACAAAGAGCAAAAGCAGTTGTCGATTATCTTATTCAGCATGGCATTGAGTCGGAACGTTTGGAATGGGTAGGTTTTGGCGAGTCAAAACCAGTTGCTCCTAACACTACCGAAGAGGGAAGAGCACTAAATCGCAGAACAGAAGTGCGTATTCTTTAA